A window of Punica granatum isolate Tunisia-2019 chromosome 8, ASM765513v2, whole genome shotgun sequence genomic DNA:
GATGATGGGCGGCCTCACGGGACAGCGACGTTTGTTATGGTGGGTTtgacagagacagagaaagAGTAAGGGGGAAACATGAGATGGAATCAAACACTAGTCACATGAGAAATCATTTTGCATAACACCTCAGCATTCCAAAAGAGTAGGCACCATACTCCATTCCATCTCACCACTTTCCACAATTCCATCATGAAGTTCTCAACTTCtgctctttttttctcttggtTGTCTGGTGAAAAGATAGGAAGATTCTCAAGTCTCCGAGCTGTCTCTGGTCGGAGACGGAATGATGACATGAACTTAGGCGGGCGATTCCTTCATGGATGAATGAGACTAATCATCAGTTGAGCTGTCAACCGGATATGAGGGCATATACATTCATCGTTTTTCCATATAGTCAGTTTCAGCTTTATCCTCGAAAGAAACTGTACTCCTAACGCATGTATGTATTGTAATGTTTCCATTACATCTCAGTGAAATCTTATAATCTGCTGCTCTCTGCAGTGCAGATGAAGTGAAGTTGCTGAACTGAACTGAACTGTCCAGCAAAACCGGGGAGGATCTCGCCCGAAGAACTGACACCTTTTACAGATTGAATGGATGAGTTTTTCCTAGTTTGTACTTCCTTTAAGACAGAGAATCAAGAAAGAAAATACCCCCCAAACTAAGAAAGACAAGATTAACAAAAGGTACACTAAACCAAAGTACTGTCTAAGCTCTGCGGATCGACTTTGAGTTGGAAAATGCAGGTGGGATTATTGGATGAGTTCTTCTTGTCTTTGGAAGGAACCGGGATCGAGTTGACCGTCCAATACTCGCcatttctcctcttcttctcgcATATCTCATCGTCTCCAATGGCCCAGACCTCTTCCCTGATCTTATGCTCAGCTCCTCCGCTTCCCTTTTCAGAGCTTGAAATGGAGACTCTCCTCCAGTTAGACCAGATCCTGAGCATGATGTAGAGCAGGATGAAGCAAATGATTGTGGAAGTGAAGACGATCCCGACTATGATCCCTGCAACTTCCCTGTTCGAGAGCACTCTCTTCGGGCTCTGGGATGAGGGACATGATCTGAGCGGAGGACCGCACAGCCTCTCATTTCCTAAGAAGGAGCTACTGGGGAACCCGGAGAAGGTTCTAGGAAGCTGTCCCTGGAGATTGTTCTCCGAGAGGTTCAGCACATGGAGGCTTGTGAGTTTGCCTAGAGAAGCCGGGACTTGTCCTGAGAGCTGATTGGAGGACAGGTTTAGCCTCTCTAGCTTCATCAGGTTTCCTAGAGATGACGGAATTTCACCAGAGAAGGAGTTCTTGCTCAGGTCCAGGATTACTTGGAGCTCACTCAACCTCCCCAGCTCTGGTGGAATCGGGCCTGTCAGGAGGTTCTCTGAGAGCCTCAGCTCGAAGAGTTTCCTGCACTGTTGGATCGTCGTAGGGATGGAGCCAGAGAGGTTGTTCCTCTGCAGGTTGAGGACGTTGAGAGAGCCCAGGTCTCCGATCTCCGTTGGGATCTTCGCCGATAGGCTATTGCTGTGAAGGGAGAGCTTTAGGAGCTTTGAGCACCTTCCTATCTCCTTTGGTATGATTCCGTGGAAGCTGTTGGACGAGAGGTCCAGCTCCCCGAGTTCACCTAGACCACCGAGCCAAGGAGGAATCATTCCCGTGAACCTGTTGTTACCTAGCAGGAGATGCTCGACCTCTGTGCAGTTTGAGAGCTGAGGTGGGATTTCTCCAGAGAGCTTGTTGAACGATAAATCAAGGAAGTTGAGTTTCCAGAGCTGACCCAACTGTGGAGGAATTTCACCTGAGAGTCGATTGTGTGCGAGGCGGAGGCGACTTAAGTTTATTGATGTGGACAGCTCGGCAGGAATGGGGCCTGAGAAGCTGTTATTCGTCAAGTCCAGAGCAGTCAATGAGCTCGTCCCCAACAGAGGCCGTATCGATCCACTGAACTTGTTGTGGGAGAAGTTTATGATCCGGAGATTCTTCAGAAGGGAGAGAGACTCAGGTAGTGGGCCCTCGAAGGAATTGTTATAGAGTGTGATGGTGCTGAGCTTGGAAAGGAATCTGAATGTGGGAGGCAGTGTACCAGAAAGCTTGTTATCAGCCAAAGCCAACAGCCTGAGGCTCTCACAATAACCCAGGCTCGGGGGTACCTGGCCCGATAGATCATTCTGCCTCAGTTGAAGCACGACAAGGCTT
This region includes:
- the LOC116189305 gene encoding LRR receptor-like serine/threonine-protein kinase GSO1 gives rise to the protein MNMTPMIRLILAFITTAALLSVSVGDDATESYWLQRIKSELSDPSGFLQNWSPEFPTCSWNGLTCSFDGAHMVGVNLSGSGVSGSISPDFSRLGSLEMLDLSSNALTGPIPPALGSLQNLKSLLLHSNSLSGEIPKEIGLLKNLQVLRIGNNLLTGGITPEIGKLAELRVLGLAYCQFSGSIPTDIGSLEKLTSLDLQSNSLSGGIPDEIGGLEALQNFAASNNLLEGSIPSSLGLLESLQILNLANNSLSGHIPVELGHLSNLQYLNLLGNGLSGEIPSELNQLGQLQKLDLSKNNLSGPVNFLGSRLKNLEVLVLYDNVLTGGIPDNFCPVGSSLKLLFLARNKLSGTFPAELLKCSSLQQLDISDNSFEGALPASIDQLENLTDLLLNNNSFTGTIPPEIGNLSSLDNLYLFDNRLTGGIPRELGKLRKLSSLYLYDNQMSGNIPRELTNCTSLTAVDFFGNHFSGSIPAMIGDLKSLVVLQLRQNDLSGQVPPSLGYCESLRLLALADNKLSGTLPPTFRFLSKLSTITLYNNSFEGPLPESLSLLKNLRIINFSHNKFSGSIRPLLGTSSLTALDLTNNSFSGPIPAELSTSINLSRLRLAHNRLSGEIPPQLGQLWKLNFLDLSFNKLSGEIPPQLSNCTEVEHLLLGNNRFTGMIPPWLGGLGELGELDLSSNSFHGIIPKEIGRCSKLLKLSLHSNSLSAKIPTEIGDLGSLNVLNLQRNNLSGSIPTTIQQCRKLFELRLSENLLTGPIPPELGRLSELQVILDLSKNSFSGEIPSSLGNLMKLERLNLSSNQLSGQVPASLGKLTSLHVLNLSENNLQGQLPRTFSGFPSSSFLGNERLCGPPLRSCPSSQSPKRVLSNREVAGIIVGIVFTSTIICFILLYIMLRIWSNWRRVSISSSEKGSGGAEHKIREEVWAIGDDEICEKKRRNGEYWTVNSIPVPSKDKKNSSNNPTCIFQLKVDPQSLDSTLV